Genomic DNA from Candidatus Anstonellales archaeon:
TTTTTTCTTTTAGGTACTCACCTACAAATGAAAGGCGAGGACCCTGAAGTGCGTCTTGCTCTATTTTTTGCTTGGTCCGTAAAACTTGTTTTAACTCCTCTATCCACTCTTTATGAGCTTTAATCCAAGGGTATTCGAGCATTTCTTCAGCTCGCTTTATGTCGACTTCCTTCGCCTTTATGGTGAGCTTGGATAGAAAATCATAATCTTTTATATCGCGCATAGTCACTCCGATGAATTTTGACTCTGGAACTGCAACATCATTTGCAATGTAAGCTAAGTTCATGCTCCCTGTTTTAATTGTCCAATATATATACCACCCCCACGCATCACAGTCTGTAAAACAATATACTGGAAGTTTTTTGCTTGCAAGCTTTCTGATTAATCTGCGACAACCCCGCGAGGCTTGGCCCTTAGGGCTGATAAGAATGCAGTTTTCTTTCTTCCAGAATTTGTCCTCATTAAGTCTCTGCCACATAGCATCTTTCTCAACGACAAGAACATAATCTGCGTCAATGCTCAAAAACTCCATTCCGTTATCTACATCCGATGGAATCATCCACCCGCTTCTCCCTTGTTTTGTACAGTCAATTTCTATTTCTTCCCCTCCAAACTTATCAAGAAGGACGAGAGGACCCGCTACAACTCCTTTCCTATCCGTGCTTAGATTGAGATCCTCTCGCTTTACGTTGAGTGAAACTTCCAAGTCTTCTATGAGGGGATTGGATTCTGATTGTTCTGAAAATAGCTCTTCATCTAAATCTTCACCAAGAGAAAATTTGAGTTGATAGAAGAGACCTCTTATTGAAGTATGGGAATTTTCTTTGAGGAATTTAGCACATTTGCTTGCTATTGCAACAGTTTGCATAAATTTGCGTGCTTGACCTACATTTACAAATGTACGTTTTTCTATTTTGTTTCCAAGTCTTAAGTAACCGACTCCTTCATCATAGATAACGTTACCTTTTGACCGTAGCACAGTCTGGAATGTTGGGCTCTTACCTTCTTTTATTTCAGAAACCATTTTCTGTCCTAATGAGATAAGTTTATTTAGTGGAGTTAGTGTTTCATTCTCATTTTCTACACTCCGCTTTCCCATTGTTGAACACCTCACAGATCTTCTTCTTTCGCTTCCTCCTCTTTCACCGGTTCATCATCGTATTCTTCGGAATCTTCTTCTATTGTCAGTGAAGAGAATTTCTCTTCTATCAGTTTAATCATTCTTTTTTCAAGTTCATTGGCACTTGCTTCTCCTGAGAGCTCTGCTAAATCAAGAGCCAATTGTGAAACATAACGCATTATGGCTTTCTTTCTTCCACTCTTTTCGCTTTCTCTTATTAAGCCATGGAGGTATTTTTGGAGTTGTCGGGCAGTTTCCATTACTGCATTTTTAATTTCTGAAACTATTTCCTCCTCTTCTGCTATTGCTTGCTTACCTGCTCCTGTATAAGGAACATGAACTGAAACGAGGTTTATAAAGACTGTAAGAGGTTCTTGGTCAAAATCACGGATGCCATATCTCCTCCAGTCTATTTCTTTTACGGCTTTTGTTATTGCACAACCGGCAGAATCAAAAACCAACGGAGCTCGATTTGCGTATCTTATTATATCTCCCTCCCGTATATCACCGCTTTGCCTACCTGCATCCCCACCATAAGCAAGCGCTATCTCTACAAGAAATGGCACTCCCCCCCGGTATATCTTTGGTGAGCGTTCTGAAACTACAAGAAATTGTGGGTTTAAGATATTTTTGAGCGATTTTTCTATCTGAGCCTTGCCTATTGGAATAAGGGAGTCAGTCGCTGGAGCTATCCACTTTACTGATTTGATGGCATTTACAAGTTCTTCTGCTTCTGCCCATTCCAGCTCTGTTGGCTTCTTTTTAAAATCGACTCCTTTTGCTATTGCCTCCAACTCTTTTACTTTCGATGATGAAACTCTGGAGAATCTTGACTGGAGAAATGAACTTATTCGAGTGCTTTGTGTATCTCTGTGCGCGTAATCGATAATATCATAAGTCGAGAGCCCAAGCGGATGAGGGAGGACTTCTTTTGGCTTTGGAGGTATTTCTTCGGAACTCCGTGGAAAAGTTACTGATTGACCATCCGGACCAACGAACAAAATGTTTGCATGTGGATTTGCGAGTGCTGTTCTCTTTATATATTCAAAGACGCCATAGCTACTCTTATCATATTTGCATTCCCCGAATTCTCCTTCGATTACTAAGCCGTGAGCCTCTTCTGATAAGTCTTCTTCTACCATGTTTTCCATATTTGGTCTGTTGGTCTTGAAGTCTATTGAGATATTGCACGTTATTTTCTTTTTATCATATCTTGAAACAGCAAGAATAGGTTTTCCGGTCGTAAGTTGTGCGTACATTGTGCAACCTGATGCACCTATCCCTTGCTGACCTCTTTGTTGAGCATATCTGTGGAACTTTGTTCCTGCAAGCATCATTCCAAGGGCTTTTCCTAGGTGCTGTTTTGGGATGCCTGGGCCGTTGTCTTCAACTCTCACTTTATAAACTCCTTCTTTGTCAGAGGAAGAAAAAATCTCAACTTTGATGTCTGGAAGAATGCGAGCTTCTTCGCAAGCGTCAAGTGAATTAGTGACGTATTCGTGAACAATAGTTGTTAGTGATCGAATTTTTCCAGAGAATCCTAGCATCTGTTTGTTTTTTTTGAAAAATTCGGCTACTGAATGCTCCTTAAATTCTGAGAATATTTTTTCTGTTGATACCATAGAAGTGCCTACACCTTTATTCCAAAGACTTCTTTGAGTCTCTGCTCCTTCATTCTCTTTTTTACCTTTTCAAGATAGGTAAAAACTCCTGAATGAGATGTTCCTTCCATTATTTTGAATATTGCATTTACAGCTACCTCTATCGTTTCAAAAGGGGCAATAATTGATACTGTGTTTCCATAGACGGCAAGATCGCACTCAGCATCATGTTCTATAATGCGCTTTACTTTTCCTTCAATCCCAATTATCCTTGCTTTTTTCCTTCTTCTTTCACGTTCGTTTCGTGAAAACTCCCTCAAGTCCACTATCTTTAGAGTGTAGCCTTCTTTTGTTAGTTTCAACGCTGTAATGGGTGAGAAGCCCCTACCTATTGCCATAATTACATCTCGCGATATGTACTCTGAAAGTGGTTCTCCTTCCCATTCAATCAAACCATCAGAATTTACTCGCAAAGTTACTCCTAACCTCTCCTGAAGCATCTTTTTGGTTTGGCCATTGCGACCAACGAGGACGCTAACCCTTTTGGAAGGAATTCTTAGAAGTTCCATAAGCTCGACCTTTATCTGGGCGCAAAGAAGTTTTGGGGAGACGGCTTTAAAGGATTTATGGCTAAGTCCTGCTCTTGCATTGCTTCTCTCTGGTCCAAGCTTAAGCTTGCCAAGTATTTTAGTTATAGGGAAAGTTTTAGGAACAAAGGAAACGGTAGTATATGTCTTAATTGTTATAATTTATTCTACAATTGCAGGTTTAATTTTTGGTTTATTATAAACAGAACCAGAAATATTCCCCCTCCCCCGCTGCTTCGCAACATATAGTCTGCCTTTGGCAGTTAATTTAAAGTCAGTAAGAAAAAACTACGGTGGCAAAAAATTTAGGCGGACTCGCGACTCGAAATTTTTGCCTTAGGTATCGTTGCACTAAAATTTCGTCTTCCCTTCGCTCAGAGAGCATAACGCGATTTAACGGTTACGCTCACCTGCAGTTCACTCCACCCAAATCATGCTTCGCAGGACTTCGTCAAATCGCATATGTTAGGCGTAATTCGGAATTCGGCTTCCCCTACCCACCCTCTCTTAATTTGAGAGAGTTTGTATAGACCAAATTAAACTTGTAATTAGCCACAAAGCTAAAAATATGATTGCTTGTCTTAAAAGATTTTGACATTTTTTATTCATTTTATTATTTCTACTTCTGACTCATTTAATGTTTTTTGTGTTGGTGATAGCCTCTTTTTTATTATTTCTAAATATTTTAATTCTTTTTCTATGCCTATTGAATTTCTACCTAATTTTTTAGCTACTACTGAAGTTGTCCCAGAACCTAGAAAAGGATCTAAAATTAAATCACCTGGTTTGGTACAAGATATAATAATTCTTCTTAATAATTCTTCGGGCTTTTGTGTTGGATGTTCTCCAGCCCATTTTTCTTTTTTAGGTGTTAATGGAATACACCAAACATTTCTCTTTTGTTTTCCTTTAGGATTAAGAGCGTCATAAATTAAATTTTTTGTATCTTCATAATTAAAAGTCCATTTCTGCCCATTTCCATTTTTGGATGCCCAAATTAAATGCTCTGTACTTTCTGTAAAAAATCGGCAAGTAATATTTGGTTGGGCGTTTGGCTTAAACCAAACTATACTATTGTTTATCTTTAGATCAGACATCTGTTGAATAATGTAACCTACCTGGTAGATATTGTGGAATGAACCACAGACCCATAAACTACCTCCGTGTTTCAAAATTCTAAAGCATTCTGTGAGCCATTCAACATTAAATTTAAAGAAATCATCTTTGTTGAAAATATCCCATTCCTCTTGCATTGTTACATGGCTGCTATATTTCCACCCCAAGATTAGAAAGCTATAAAAAAGACGAACTTACTCATGTAAAAATTACAAAGACTGGAACCGTCTATTCTAAAGAAGGCTTATTTTCCCAACAATTTACAAAACGTAAATTAAGAGAAATTTTTGATAAAGGTGGGTTAAAATCTGAAATTAGGGAATTGAATCCTATTTCTTATTTGTGTATCTGTAGAAAATGAGCGGACGCAGGAGGGGAACTCAAAAATTTTCCATTCGGACGTTGCACTAAACCTCGTTTCTAACTGAAGCGTATAACAGTTATTAAACAGTTTGCTTGGTTGCACCTCGTTCTCTCTAAATTATGCTACACATGACTTTATCTAAGCCAGATGTTAATCAAATATCGTCAAATTTCTTCGATTTATTCTCTTTTTGAAGTCTCTTTTTTATCTGTTCATTAGGTTCTTTGTCAGAAACGACAGATTCAGAGCTGTTGATTCTGCATAGATATCGGTGATAAAAATTAGGATTTTTGATGTTTAGGGCATCAACATTGAGTCAACGAAGCCTGTCTAGGAAAATCGCAGTTACATAAATTCTGACAAATCGGACTGCTTTGATTTTTCATCAACGAATATACTTTCTATTTCGTCTTCAAGAAGTTCTAATCTTTGTTTTAGATAGGATGGGAGCTCATAGAGCTTAATCATTCGTTTTGACACTTCGAGGTATTTTTCTATTCCTCCTCTATTAACAGTAAGAAGAAGTTTATCCCCACATTTTGTGCATTTTCCAACAAGAGGTATTCGCCTGTATTTTTCATTACACGAAACACACCTAAATTTTTGGCGCGAAAATGCTCTTAGGTTACCGTAGAGGTCAGGTAAAAAGTGAGAGAGGATTATGCGTTCGGCAACGTCTCTTACGTCTACTGATCGTAATCGCCTCTCCAACGACAGCTGGGCATCGACCTTTTCTTCCATATCTTTAAATTTTATATAAGTGGTAGTCAATGGGCCAGCATCTATGGAACTGGTTTGGTGAGTAAATAAAAGGCCTCTATATTGGTCTTGAGTGCCAAGTGTATCTTTAACAAGCTTTATAGTCAGCTCAGAAGGAGAAAGGTATTTTTCAGAAGCTTCGTAAAAAGCGAGAGGAAGCTCATTGCATATTTCCATAGAATGCGATTCGTCATCGACTTCTAAGGGGTCAATCACAGCAGTAAGCACGCGCGTAGCATCCATGGTTCCGCCTCTGGATTCTGGTACGTAATACAGAGAGAAGTTTAAAAGTGCGTCCAAAAGAAGAATGAGCGAGTCTTCATCTCCGTCTGCATTTCTTCTTTTAGCGGTATGAAAATAAGGATGGGCAAATCCTACGCGTGCTTTAGTAAAACCAATAAGCCGGCACAAGATACCTGCGGATGTGTGCGGGGATATTCCGATAAAAAGTTTTCCGACAAGGTCAGCTGGGGATTTTATTTTATAGTAAGGTTCTAATCCGTAAAGGGAGACTAGGAGATCGTCAATGAAGGCTGCCACATGCGTGAAGTATTCGCCACCTGCTTGCGATAGTATAATATCTTGAGGCTTGAGTTCAACAAGTTGGTCCTCGCTTTTTAGATCCTCGCCTTTGTAATCATGAGTATAGCCCAGCTCTTTTAGCCTTGAAACTGGGGTGCCGATTTCTCTTGGATAGAAGTGAGTTAGAGGGACATCAGTGGAATCAAATCTGCACGTTCCATCTCTGAATATTGATAATTTGTGTTTAGCGCGCAATATTCCTTTCTCAATTCGTTCAGGAATCTTGAATGTTGATATCAGGCCTTTTACTCCTTTGACTTCGTCCGGTAGACTATTGGGCTCAGTTATACCTAGTCTTCTCTTCGCTTCCTCAAACACCTCCTCAAAGTTGATTGGGCGTTCTTCATAAAATTTACAGTTTACATTGCAAAGGCTACACCATTCCTGGTATCTTTCTTTTCCACACTTTGGGCAAATATATACAAAATCGCACAAACCTCCACAGCTACAGAGTTTGGTTACGTTTATTTTACTGCATTGTGAACACTTTAGTCTTGCAATCTCCACACTGATACCGTGTCCTTCAGCAGTAGGGCGCTCGCGAAGGCTTTTGTATGTTTTGATAATGCTTCTGTGTTTTATTGTTCGGCCTAGGGGAAATAGAACGTGAACAGGCGGTTTCATCTCTCTTCTTTTGGCCTTCTCCGGCCTGCCCATTCGCGCACCGATATAGGTCGGGGCTTTCTCTTTGACAATAACACCTGAAGTTTTGTTTAGTATGCTCATAACCCCGCTACCGCGGTTTTCTGAAAATATTTTATCAAATCGCTCAAAGCTTAGGGAATTTTCAACAAGCAGACCCAACGATTTGAGAAGTGCCAATGCGTTTTCTTTCCCTATTATAACCTCTCCCTCTGAGACAGTATGAAGAACGCAAAGTTTTTCTAAAATTTCTTTGCCTTCTCCAAGCGGAAGAGCTATGTGTTTAATTCCACCAAGCCAGTCGCGGGATATTTTGGCAGACAAAAGGTATTTTGCAAGAAGAAGAAGTTCTTCTTCAGTTATATCATGCCAGAAGTAGGTGTATAACGGATGAAGAGGTATATTATGTTCTTCTGATAGTCTAAAAGCTTCGTCTGCACTAGGATTTGGCTTTGCTCGAATGCCTTTTGAGGCGCATATTTGGGAATACCACTCAAAACACCAAGCACTTGGAATTAATGGGTGGTTAGATTTGATAAAATCGCCGACAGAAACCAATAAATCTCCAAGAAATAGGATTTTATCTATTTTGCCTAGCACAGCTGTTGCTTCTTCTGTAGAATTTAACTTGACAACTGAACCATCCAAGAGTTTTACAACTGGCCCCTCTATCGAATCGCATGGAGAAACAACGCAACCCTTTCCCGGGCGCTCAACTTTCATCTGCGTTCCAACTGCAAGAAATGAGTCCAAAATTACCATCGTAGCAGGATGCACTGCCTTTGCCATTATGCCTGTTGCTCTTGTTCTACCATATCTAAGGCGAAACCCCCCTGCCTGCATGGGATAGGCAAATATTGGCCTACCCGCAACCAGCTCATCTAAGAATGTAGTATTTGGCTTTATTTTTATTATTCCCTCTTTTTTCCCAATGCGGATAACGGCTTCAAGCCAATCCCAGTCAAGACCAAATTTCTTTGCATATTTTAAAACTTTGCTTGCTTTTTGAGCTATTCCTTCGCACACGACAAGAGCTATTCCTCCACGTATCCTATTGGTAATATCCTCACTTATGGTTCTTCCGTGGGAATCCTTAACAAGCCTTTTCAGGTCGCGCTTAACAGCAACCTCTATTTTTTCTGTTGGTTCTCCCTCTATGCACACAGGACAATTTTTTATTATGTGCCGGATATGTTCATCTGGAGGTTTATATTGGAGTCTTGCGCAGCGAGCGTTGTATATTTCGCATTCCTCGACATATCTTTCTATTTCATCATCAGTAGCCCGAAAATCTCCAATGCCAAGCTGCCTTCTTGCAACATCCCCCAGTACCACTGAAAGCGCGGCTATTGTTCCGCCAGCCGACCGAATTGGGCCTGCAAAATAAAGAGCAAGACACTCTGAATCATCTTGATTTTTTATGATGCGGATTTTAGCTATTCCTTCTGTAGGAGCAACGAGTACGCCTTCTGTAAGGATACCAACACCGGTTCTGACTGCTTGGTCTATCAGCTTTTCTTTAGGTCCTGAGATGAACTCACCCGCACATATTCTCTTTACTATCTCATATGCAATAGTGGTTCTCTCCAAACCTACTGATTCCAGCTTACGGATTTCTTGGGCAATTCCTGGTGGTCCAACTATCCCTTCAACTCTTCCAGCAACGTCTTCAGCTATCTTTATTTCGACCCCACAAGCAGGGTCAAAACCTTTTTTCCTTGCCAGTGAAGCAATTTCGTAGGCACTTTCTAGTTCGTGCCTAAGAAGCGAAAAATATTTCTGCATTTCTTCATCTGCTACAAGCATAATCATCGCCAAGAGTTAAAGTCCAGGGCAGTTATCTTGCAAGTTTTAGACTCGCATATATAAACTATTCCTGGAGAAGGCACATGTCCCATACGCACCTGAAAATCTGTCCTAGACTGAAAGGTACCGGAGTTTAAAACCAATGTTCCTCTGTAGAAAGTATAGGCATTTTTGTGCAAGTGGCCCATATGCATAACATCAGGCTCATTTTGGATAACCATATAATCATGGCGTTCAGGGATTATAAGATTCTCTCCGTAGATTGGCGATAGGTGTCGTCTTTTAAGTAGCTCTACCATGGGCTTTTCTGGGTGCATATAATCAAGACCGGATGCGTTTGAGATTATCCCGTCAAGTGAGGTCCCATGGTAAACGAGGTGTCGTAATCCTTCTATATCCACCCACCCGGGACTTCCTATACGCTTGACATCTGCTTTTATTAGATCTTTGCTTATTAGAGGCTGTGGATCCGCCCTGCGAACTGCGTCGTGATTGCCCGGCGAAACTATTATTTCTATATAATC
This window encodes:
- a CDS encoding site-specific DNA-methyltransferase is translated as MQEEWDIFNKDDFFKFNVEWLTECFRILKHGGSLWVCGSFHNIYQVGYIIQQMSDLKINNSIVWFKPNAQPNITCRFFTESTEHLIWASKNGNGQKWTFNYEDTKNLIYDALNPKGKQKRNVWCIPLTPKKEKWAGEHPTQKPEELLRRIIISCTKPGDLILDPFLGSGTTSVVAKKLGRNSIGIEKELKYLEIIKKRLSPTQKTLNESEVEIIK
- a CDS encoding DNA polymerase II large subunit yields the protein MLVADEEMQKYFSLLRHELESAYEIASLARKKGFDPACGVEIKIAEDVAGRVEGIVGPPGIAQEIRKLESVGLERTTIAYEIVKRICAGEFISGPKEKLIDQAVRTGVGILTEGVLVAPTEGIAKIRIIKNQDDSECLALYFAGPIRSAGGTIAALSVVLGDVARRQLGIGDFRATDDEIERYVEECEIYNARCARLQYKPPDEHIRHIIKNCPVCIEGEPTEKIEVAVKRDLKRLVKDSHGRTISEDITNRIRGGIALVVCEGIAQKASKVLKYAKKFGLDWDWLEAVIRIGKKEGIIKIKPNTTFLDELVAGRPIFAYPMQAGGFRLRYGRTRATGIMAKAVHPATMVILDSFLAVGTQMKVERPGKGCVVSPCDSIEGPVVKLLDGSVVKLNSTEEATAVLGKIDKILFLGDLLVSVGDFIKSNHPLIPSAWCFEWYSQICASKGIRAKPNPSADEAFRLSEEHNIPLHPLYTYFWHDITEEELLLLAKYLLSAKISRDWLGGIKHIALPLGEGKEILEKLCVLHTVSEGEVIIGKENALALLKSLGLLVENSLSFERFDKIFSENRGSGVMSILNKTSGVIVKEKAPTYIGARMGRPEKAKRREMKPPVHVLFPLGRTIKHRSIIKTYKSLRERPTAEGHGISVEIARLKCSQCSKINVTKLCSCGGLCDFVYICPKCGKERYQEWCSLCNVNCKFYEERPINFEEVFEEAKRRLGITEPNSLPDEVKGVKGLISTFKIPERIEKGILRAKHKLSIFRDGTCRFDSTDVPLTHFYPREIGTPVSRLKELGYTHDYKGEDLKSEDQLVELKPQDIILSQAGGEYFTHVAAFIDDLLVSLYGLEPYYKIKSPADLVGKLFIGISPHTSAGILCRLIGFTKARVGFAHPYFHTAKRRNADGDEDSLILLLDALLNFSLYYVPESRGGTMDATRVLTAVIDPLEVDDESHSMEICNELPLAFYEASEKYLSPSELTIKLVKDTLGTQDQYRGLLFTHQTSSIDAGPLTTTYIKFKDMEEKVDAQLSLERRLRSVDVRDVAERIILSHFLPDLYGNLRAFSRQKFRCVSCNEKYRRIPLVGKCTKCGDKLLLTVNRGGIEKYLEVSKRMIKLYELPSYLKQRLELLEDEIESIFVDEKSKQSDLSEFM
- a CDS encoding DNA topoisomerase IV subunit A, whose protein sequence is MGKRSVENENETLTPLNKLISLGQKMVSEIKEGKSPTFQTVLRSKGNVIYDEGVGYLRLGNKIEKRTFVNVGQARKFMQTVAIASKCAKFLKENSHTSIRGLFYQLKFSLGEDLDEELFSEQSESNPLIEDLEVSLNVKREDLNLSTDRKGVVAGPLVLLDKFGGEEIEIDCTKQGRSGWMIPSDVDNGMEFLSIDADYVLVVEKDAMWQRLNEDKFWKKENCILISPKGQASRGCRRLIRKLASKKLPVYCFTDCDAWGWYIYWTIKTGSMNLAYIANDVAVPESKFIGVTMRDIKDYDFLSKLTIKAKEVDIKRAEEMLEYPWIKAHKEWIEELKQVLRTKQKIEQDALQGPRLSFVGEYLKEKIEKKKFLP
- the top6B gene encoding DNA topoisomerase VI subunit B, whose translation is MVSTEKIFSEFKEHSVAEFFKKNKQMLGFSGKIRSLTTIVHEYVTNSLDACEEARILPDIKVEIFSSSDKEGVYKVRVEDNGPGIPKQHLGKALGMMLAGTKFHRYAQQRGQQGIGASGCTMYAQLTTGKPILAVSRYDKKKITCNISIDFKTNRPNMENMVEEDLSEEAHGLVIEGEFGECKYDKSSYGVFEYIKRTALANPHANILFVGPDGQSVTFPRSSEEIPPKPKEVLPHPLGLSTYDIIDYAHRDTQSTRISSFLQSRFSRVSSSKVKELEAIAKGVDFKKKPTELEWAEAEELVNAIKSVKWIAPATDSLIPIGKAQIEKSLKNILNPQFLVVSERSPKIYRGGVPFLVEIALAYGGDAGRQSGDIREGDIIRYANRAPLVFDSAGCAITKAVKEIDWRRYGIRDFDQEPLTVFINLVSVHVPYTGAGKQAIAEEEEIVSEIKNAVMETARQLQKYLHGLIRESEKSGRKKAIMRYVSQLALDLAELSGEASANELEKRMIKLIEEKFSSLTIEEDSEEYDDEPVKEEEAKEEDL